In Paralichthys olivaceus isolate ysfri-2021 chromosome 1, ASM2471397v2, whole genome shotgun sequence, the following are encoded in one genomic region:
- the scube2 gene encoding signal peptide, CUB and EGF-like domain-containing protein 2 isoform X2 yields MGPVRAARDSCLFLLLVHSLQSAALTEIRDPCAEGSDGCHIDAICQTTQGSYKCTCKAGFRGDGKHCEDTDECDLEYNGGCVHECTNIPGNYRCTCYDGFNLAHDGHNCLDVDECKFNNGGCQHTCVNTMGSYECRCKDGFFLSDNQHTCIHRSVEGLNCMNKEHGCAHICKETPKGGVACECRPGFELARNQKGCTLTCNHGNGGCQHTCEDTENGPICKCHIRYTLQPDKRSCVERDEATTEPSDHNATSFAEVDKRVKRRLLMETCAVNNGGCDCTCKDTSTGVRCSCPVGFTLQPDGKTCKDIDECELHNGGCDHFCRNTIGSFECNCRKGFKLLTDERSCQDIDECFFERTCDHTCVNSPGGFQCLCNKGFTMYGLAHCGDINECSVNNGGCEQGCENTMGGFECFCHPGYKLHWNKKDCIEAEGLPPAKPPSKPTLNCSKQEGGDRCFLTCQSQVHITSGTEDSYTVTCGMPLPCLADAQKNNSGLYCLGPEVAGVPRIKTTATFKSGTGKCNLKRSQEKLKESLNAAHSDSRFLFTENVQFSYVSLRCTSSGLRTRSRHGRKAGEEDSSSITAEFELDVNLEEVTESCDLSCVRRRSEKRLRKTIRTLRKSINREQFHLHFAGSDYELSKNLEQPVELTGHCVGGQVLMGRKCVRCSVGTYYDADQGRCVLCPAGTYQGEEGRTSCEVCPGPEGREVSKVVGARNMSECAGQCSPGQYSHDGFIPCLPCPLGTYQPEVGRTTCFPCGGNLVTKRSGAVTFQECETKVQCSPGHYYNTSTHRCIRCPMGTYQAEFGQNYCVACPGNTTTDFDGSTNIMQCKNRQCGGQLGDFTGYIESPNYPGNYPANIECTWTINPPPKRRILIVVPEIFLPIEDECGDYLVMRKSSLSNSVTTYETCQTYERPIAFTSRSKRLWIQFRSNEGNSGKGFQVPYVTYDEDYQELIEDIVRDGRLYASENHQEILKDKKLMKALFDVLAHPQNFFNYTAQESREMFPKSFIRFLRSKVLRFLRP; encoded by the exons ATGGGACCTGTTCGGGCTGCGAGGGACTCCTGTCTGTTTCTGCTCTTGGTACACAGCCTCCAGAGCGCTGCGCTAACAGAGATTCGAG ATCCATGTGCAGAGGGAAGTGATGGCTGTCACATTGATGCTATTTGTCAGACCACTCAAGGCTCCTACAAGTGCACGTGTAAAGCAGGATTCAGAGGAGATGGAAAACACTGTGAAG ACACCGATGAGTGCGACCTGGAGTACAATGGTGGCTGTGTACACGAGTGCACCAACATCCCAGGAAATTATCGTTGCACTTGCTACGACGGATTCAATTTGGCACATGATGGACACAACTGCCTAG ATGTAGATGAGTGCAAGTTCAACAACGGTGGCTGCCAGCACACTTGTGTCAACACCATGGGCAGCTACGAGTGTCGCTGCAAGGACGGCTTCTTCCTCAGCGACAACCAGCACACATGCATCCACCGCTCTGTGG AGGGCCTCAACTGTATGAATAAGGAGCACGGCTGTGCCCACATCTGCAAAGAGACGCCCAAAGGAGGCGTGGCCTGTGAGTGTCGCCCAGGGTTCGAGCTGGCGAGGAATCAGAAGGGCTGCACCT TGACTTGTAACCATGGCAATGGAGGTTGCCAGCACACCTGCGAGGACACAGAGAACGGCCCCATATGCAAGTGTCACATCAGGTACACCCTGCAGCCCGACAAGAGGTCATGTGTAG AGCGTGATGAAGCCACCACCGAGCCCTCGGACCATAACGCCACGTCCTTCGCTGAGGTGGACAAACGGGTCAAACGTAGACTGCTGATGG AAACCTGCGCCGTGAACAATGGGGGGTGTGACTGCACCTGTAAAGACACATCCACCGGCGTGCGCTGCAGCTGCCCCGTCGGCTTCACCCTGCAGCCGGATGGAAAAACATGCAAAG ATATTGACGAGTGCGAACTTCACAACGGCGGCTGCGATCACTTCTGCAGGAACACCATCGGCAGCTTCGAGTGCAACTGCAGGAAAGGCTTCAAGCTGCTCACAGATGAGCGTTCCTGTCAAG ATATAGATGAGTGTTTTTTTGAGCGGACATGTGATCACACGTGTGTGAACTCCCCCGGTGGTTTTCAGTGTCTGTGCAACAAAGGCTTCACCATGTATGGACTGGCCCACTGCGGAG ATATAAATGAATGCAGTGTGAACAATGGCGGTTGCGAGCAGGGTTGTGAGAACACCATGGGTGGATTTGAATGCTTTTGCCATCCTGGCTATAAGCTGCACTGGAACAAAAAGGACTGCATTG AGGCTGAGGGTTTACCACCTGCCAAACCCCCCTCTAAACCCACCTTGAACTGTAGTAAGCAGGAGGGGGGGGACCGCTGCTTCCTGACCTGCCAGTCCCAAGTTCACATCACCAGTG GGACGGAGGATTCCTACACGGTGACCTGTGGAATGCCTTTGCCCTGCTTGGCTGACGCACAAAAGAACAACAGTGGCTTGTATTGCTTGG GTCCAGAAGTGGCCGGAGTTCCACGCATTAAGACCACAGCCACTTTTAAGTCAGGCACGGGGAAGTGCAACTTAAAACGAAGCCAGGAGAAACTAAAGGAGAGCTTAAACGCTGCACATTCAG ATAGCAGGTTCCTCTTCACTGAAAATGTCCAGTTCAGCTACGTGAGCCTGCGCTGCACCTCGTCTGGGCTGCGGACACGCAGCCGCCACGGCAGGAAAGCTGGCGAGGAGGACAGCTCCTCGATTACAGCTGAGTTTGAGCTGGATGTGAACCTAGAGGAGGTAACAG AGAGCTGCGACCTGAGCTGCGTGCGCCGACGCTCGGAGAAGAGGCTCAGGAAGACCATCAGGACGCTGAGGAAGTCCATCAACCGGGAACAGTTCCATCTCCACTTCGCCGGGTCCGACTACGAGCTCTCCAAGAATCTGGAGCAGCCAGTGGAACTGACGGGACATTGTGTGGGCGGACAGGTGCTGATGGGCAGGAAATGTG TGAGGTGCAGTGTGGGTACTTATTACGACGCAGACCAGGgaaggtgtgtgttgtgtcctgCGGGGACGTACCAGGGTGAGGAGGGACGGACGTCCTGTGAGGTTTGTCCTGGACCTGAGGGAAGAGAAGTGTCGAAGGTGGTCGGTGCTCGAAACATGTCGGAGTGTGCGG GTCAGTGTTCCCCAGGTCAATACTCTCATGACGGCTTCATCCCCTGCCTGCCCTGTCCACTGGGGACGTACCAGCCGGAGGTGGGCCGCACCACCTGCTTCCCCTGTGGAGGGAATCTGGTCACCAAGCGCAGCGGTGCAGTCACCTTTCAGGAGTGTGAGACCAAAG TCCAGTGCTCTCCAGGACATTACTACAACACCAGCACACACCGCTGCATCCGCTGTCCAATGGGCACGTATCAGGCGGAGTTTGGTCAGAACTACTGTGTGGCCTGCCCTGGAAATACCACCACCGACTTTGATGGCTCCACCAACATCATGCAATGCAAAA ACCGACAATGTGGGGGACAGTTGGGAGACTTTACCGGCTACATCGAGTCGCCCAACTACCCTGGGAACTATCCGGCCAACATCGAATGCACTTGGACCATCAACCCGCCGCCCAAACGTAGGATCCTTATAGTCGTCCCAGAAATCTTCCTGCCGATTGAGGATGAGTGTGGAGACTACTTAGTAATGAGAAAGAGCT CTCTGTCCAACTCTGTGACGACCTACGAGACTTGTCAGACGTATGAACGTCCCATCGCCTTCACCTCCCGCTCCAAGAGGCTTTGGATACAGTTCAGGTCCAATGAGGGAAACAGCGGGAAAGGCTTCCAGGTCCCATATGTGACATACGAtg AGGACTACCAGGAGTTAATAGAAGACATTGTGAGAGATGGAAGATTATATGCTTCAGAGAATCACCAGGAAATTCTCAAG GACAAGAAGCTCATGAAGGCGTTGTTCGATGTGCTCGCTCACCCACAGAACTTCTTCAACTACACAGCTCAAGAATCAAGAGAGATGTTCCCTAAATCCTTCATCCGCTTCCTGCGTTCCAAAGTCCTGAGATTCCTTCGCCCCTAA
- the scube2 gene encoding signal peptide, CUB and EGF-like domain-containing protein 2 isoform X1: MGPVRAARDSCLFLLLVHSLQSAALTEIRDPCAEGSDGCHIDAICQTTQGSYKCTCKAGFRGDGKHCEDTDECDLEYNGGCVHECTNIPGNYRCTCYDGFNLAHDGHNCLDVDECKFNNGGCQHTCVNTMGSYECRCKDGFFLSDNQHTCIHRSVEGLNCMNKEHGCAHICKETPKGGVACECRPGFELARNQKGCTLTCNHGNGGCQHTCEDTENGPICKCHIRYTLQPDKRSCVERDEATTEPSDHNATSFAEVDKRVKRRLLMETCAVNNGGCDCTCKDTSTGVRCSCPVGFTLQPDGKTCKDIDECELHNGGCDHFCRNTIGSFECNCRKGFKLLTDERSCQDIDECFFERTCDHTCVNSPGGFQCLCNKGFTMYGLAHCGDINECSVNNGGCEQGCENTMGGFECFCHPGYKLHWNKKDCIEAEGLPPAKPPSKPTLNCSKQEGGDRCFLTCQSQVHITSGTEDSYTVTCGMPLPCLADAQKNNSGLYCLGPEVAGVPRIKTTATFKSGTGKCNLKRSQEKLKESLNAAHSDSRFLFTENVQFSYVSLRCTSSGLRTRSRHGRKAGEEDSSSITAEFELDVNLEEVTAESCDLSCVRRRSEKRLRKTIRTLRKSINREQFHLHFAGSDYELSKNLEQPVELTGHCVGGQVLMGRKCVRCSVGTYYDADQGRCVLCPAGTYQGEEGRTSCEVCPGPEGREVSKVVGARNMSECAGQCSPGQYSHDGFIPCLPCPLGTYQPEVGRTTCFPCGGNLVTKRSGAVTFQECETKVQCSPGHYYNTSTHRCIRCPMGTYQAEFGQNYCVACPGNTTTDFDGSTNIMQCKNRQCGGQLGDFTGYIESPNYPGNYPANIECTWTINPPPKRRILIVVPEIFLPIEDECGDYLVMRKSSLSNSVTTYETCQTYERPIAFTSRSKRLWIQFRSNEGNSGKGFQVPYVTYDEDYQELIEDIVRDGRLYASENHQEILKDKKLMKALFDVLAHPQNFFNYTAQESREMFPKSFIRFLRSKVLRFLRP; the protein is encoded by the exons ATGGGACCTGTTCGGGCTGCGAGGGACTCCTGTCTGTTTCTGCTCTTGGTACACAGCCTCCAGAGCGCTGCGCTAACAGAGATTCGAG ATCCATGTGCAGAGGGAAGTGATGGCTGTCACATTGATGCTATTTGTCAGACCACTCAAGGCTCCTACAAGTGCACGTGTAAAGCAGGATTCAGAGGAGATGGAAAACACTGTGAAG ACACCGATGAGTGCGACCTGGAGTACAATGGTGGCTGTGTACACGAGTGCACCAACATCCCAGGAAATTATCGTTGCACTTGCTACGACGGATTCAATTTGGCACATGATGGACACAACTGCCTAG ATGTAGATGAGTGCAAGTTCAACAACGGTGGCTGCCAGCACACTTGTGTCAACACCATGGGCAGCTACGAGTGTCGCTGCAAGGACGGCTTCTTCCTCAGCGACAACCAGCACACATGCATCCACCGCTCTGTGG AGGGCCTCAACTGTATGAATAAGGAGCACGGCTGTGCCCACATCTGCAAAGAGACGCCCAAAGGAGGCGTGGCCTGTGAGTGTCGCCCAGGGTTCGAGCTGGCGAGGAATCAGAAGGGCTGCACCT TGACTTGTAACCATGGCAATGGAGGTTGCCAGCACACCTGCGAGGACACAGAGAACGGCCCCATATGCAAGTGTCACATCAGGTACACCCTGCAGCCCGACAAGAGGTCATGTGTAG AGCGTGATGAAGCCACCACCGAGCCCTCGGACCATAACGCCACGTCCTTCGCTGAGGTGGACAAACGGGTCAAACGTAGACTGCTGATGG AAACCTGCGCCGTGAACAATGGGGGGTGTGACTGCACCTGTAAAGACACATCCACCGGCGTGCGCTGCAGCTGCCCCGTCGGCTTCACCCTGCAGCCGGATGGAAAAACATGCAAAG ATATTGACGAGTGCGAACTTCACAACGGCGGCTGCGATCACTTCTGCAGGAACACCATCGGCAGCTTCGAGTGCAACTGCAGGAAAGGCTTCAAGCTGCTCACAGATGAGCGTTCCTGTCAAG ATATAGATGAGTGTTTTTTTGAGCGGACATGTGATCACACGTGTGTGAACTCCCCCGGTGGTTTTCAGTGTCTGTGCAACAAAGGCTTCACCATGTATGGACTGGCCCACTGCGGAG ATATAAATGAATGCAGTGTGAACAATGGCGGTTGCGAGCAGGGTTGTGAGAACACCATGGGTGGATTTGAATGCTTTTGCCATCCTGGCTATAAGCTGCACTGGAACAAAAAGGACTGCATTG AGGCTGAGGGTTTACCACCTGCCAAACCCCCCTCTAAACCCACCTTGAACTGTAGTAAGCAGGAGGGGGGGGACCGCTGCTTCCTGACCTGCCAGTCCCAAGTTCACATCACCAGTG GGACGGAGGATTCCTACACGGTGACCTGTGGAATGCCTTTGCCCTGCTTGGCTGACGCACAAAAGAACAACAGTGGCTTGTATTGCTTGG GTCCAGAAGTGGCCGGAGTTCCACGCATTAAGACCACAGCCACTTTTAAGTCAGGCACGGGGAAGTGCAACTTAAAACGAAGCCAGGAGAAACTAAAGGAGAGCTTAAACGCTGCACATTCAG ATAGCAGGTTCCTCTTCACTGAAAATGTCCAGTTCAGCTACGTGAGCCTGCGCTGCACCTCGTCTGGGCTGCGGACACGCAGCCGCCACGGCAGGAAAGCTGGCGAGGAGGACAGCTCCTCGATTACAGCTGAGTTTGAGCTGGATGTGAACCTAGAGGAGGTAACAG CAGAGAGCTGCGACCTGAGCTGCGTGCGCCGACGCTCGGAGAAGAGGCTCAGGAAGACCATCAGGACGCTGAGGAAGTCCATCAACCGGGAACAGTTCCATCTCCACTTCGCCGGGTCCGACTACGAGCTCTCCAAGAATCTGGAGCAGCCAGTGGAACTGACGGGACATTGTGTGGGCGGACAGGTGCTGATGGGCAGGAAATGTG TGAGGTGCAGTGTGGGTACTTATTACGACGCAGACCAGGgaaggtgtgtgttgtgtcctgCGGGGACGTACCAGGGTGAGGAGGGACGGACGTCCTGTGAGGTTTGTCCTGGACCTGAGGGAAGAGAAGTGTCGAAGGTGGTCGGTGCTCGAAACATGTCGGAGTGTGCGG GTCAGTGTTCCCCAGGTCAATACTCTCATGACGGCTTCATCCCCTGCCTGCCCTGTCCACTGGGGACGTACCAGCCGGAGGTGGGCCGCACCACCTGCTTCCCCTGTGGAGGGAATCTGGTCACCAAGCGCAGCGGTGCAGTCACCTTTCAGGAGTGTGAGACCAAAG TCCAGTGCTCTCCAGGACATTACTACAACACCAGCACACACCGCTGCATCCGCTGTCCAATGGGCACGTATCAGGCGGAGTTTGGTCAGAACTACTGTGTGGCCTGCCCTGGAAATACCACCACCGACTTTGATGGCTCCACCAACATCATGCAATGCAAAA ACCGACAATGTGGGGGACAGTTGGGAGACTTTACCGGCTACATCGAGTCGCCCAACTACCCTGGGAACTATCCGGCCAACATCGAATGCACTTGGACCATCAACCCGCCGCCCAAACGTAGGATCCTTATAGTCGTCCCAGAAATCTTCCTGCCGATTGAGGATGAGTGTGGAGACTACTTAGTAATGAGAAAGAGCT CTCTGTCCAACTCTGTGACGACCTACGAGACTTGTCAGACGTATGAACGTCCCATCGCCTTCACCTCCCGCTCCAAGAGGCTTTGGATACAGTTCAGGTCCAATGAGGGAAACAGCGGGAAAGGCTTCCAGGTCCCATATGTGACATACGAtg AGGACTACCAGGAGTTAATAGAAGACATTGTGAGAGATGGAAGATTATATGCTTCAGAGAATCACCAGGAAATTCTCAAG GACAAGAAGCTCATGAAGGCGTTGTTCGATGTGCTCGCTCACCCACAGAACTTCTTCAACTACACAGCTCAAGAATCAAGAGAGATGTTCCCTAAATCCTTCATCCGCTTCCTGCGTTCCAAAGTCCTGAGATTCCTTCGCCCCTAA
- the scube2 gene encoding signal peptide, CUB and EGF-like domain-containing protein 2 isoform X3, which produces MGPVRAARDSCLFLLLVHSLQSAALTEIRDPCAEGSDGCHIDAICQTTQGSYKCTCKAGFRGDGKHCEDTDECDLEYNGGCVHECTNIPGNYRCTCYDGFNLAHDGHNCLDVDECKFNNGGCQHTCVNTMGSYECRCKDGFFLSDNQHTCIHRSVEGLNCMNKEHGCAHICKETPKGGVACECRPGFELARNQKGCTLTCNHGNGGCQHTCEDTENGPICKCHIRYTLQPDKRSCVERDEATTEPSDHNATSFAEVDKRVKRRLLMETCAVNNGGCDCTCKDTSTGVRCSCPVGFTLQPDGKTCKDIDECELHNGGCDHFCRNTIGSFECNCRKGFKLLTDERSCQDIDECFFERTCDHTCVNSPGGFQCLCNKGFTMYGLAHCGDINECSVNNGGCEQGCENTMGGFECFCHPGYKLHWNKKDCIAESCDLSCVRRRSEKRLRKTIRTLRKSINREQFHLHFAGSDYELSKNLEQPVELTGHCVGGQVLMGRKCVRCSVGTYYDADQGRCVLCPAGTYQGEEGRTSCEVCPGPEGREVSKVVGARNMSECAGQCSPGQYSHDGFIPCLPCPLGTYQPEVGRTTCFPCGGNLVTKRSGAVTFQECETKVQCSPGHYYNTSTHRCIRCPMGTYQAEFGQNYCVACPGNTTTDFDGSTNIMQCKNRQCGGQLGDFTGYIESPNYPGNYPANIECTWTINPPPKRRILIVVPEIFLPIEDECGDYLVMRKSSLSNSVTTYETCQTYERPIAFTSRSKRLWIQFRSNEGNSGKGFQVPYVTYDEDYQELIEDIVRDGRLYASENHQEILKDKKLMKALFDVLAHPQNFFNYTAQESREMFPKSFIRFLRSKVLRFLRP; this is translated from the exons ATGGGACCTGTTCGGGCTGCGAGGGACTCCTGTCTGTTTCTGCTCTTGGTACACAGCCTCCAGAGCGCTGCGCTAACAGAGATTCGAG ATCCATGTGCAGAGGGAAGTGATGGCTGTCACATTGATGCTATTTGTCAGACCACTCAAGGCTCCTACAAGTGCACGTGTAAAGCAGGATTCAGAGGAGATGGAAAACACTGTGAAG ACACCGATGAGTGCGACCTGGAGTACAATGGTGGCTGTGTACACGAGTGCACCAACATCCCAGGAAATTATCGTTGCACTTGCTACGACGGATTCAATTTGGCACATGATGGACACAACTGCCTAG ATGTAGATGAGTGCAAGTTCAACAACGGTGGCTGCCAGCACACTTGTGTCAACACCATGGGCAGCTACGAGTGTCGCTGCAAGGACGGCTTCTTCCTCAGCGACAACCAGCACACATGCATCCACCGCTCTGTGG AGGGCCTCAACTGTATGAATAAGGAGCACGGCTGTGCCCACATCTGCAAAGAGACGCCCAAAGGAGGCGTGGCCTGTGAGTGTCGCCCAGGGTTCGAGCTGGCGAGGAATCAGAAGGGCTGCACCT TGACTTGTAACCATGGCAATGGAGGTTGCCAGCACACCTGCGAGGACACAGAGAACGGCCCCATATGCAAGTGTCACATCAGGTACACCCTGCAGCCCGACAAGAGGTCATGTGTAG AGCGTGATGAAGCCACCACCGAGCCCTCGGACCATAACGCCACGTCCTTCGCTGAGGTGGACAAACGGGTCAAACGTAGACTGCTGATGG AAACCTGCGCCGTGAACAATGGGGGGTGTGACTGCACCTGTAAAGACACATCCACCGGCGTGCGCTGCAGCTGCCCCGTCGGCTTCACCCTGCAGCCGGATGGAAAAACATGCAAAG ATATTGACGAGTGCGAACTTCACAACGGCGGCTGCGATCACTTCTGCAGGAACACCATCGGCAGCTTCGAGTGCAACTGCAGGAAAGGCTTCAAGCTGCTCACAGATGAGCGTTCCTGTCAAG ATATAGATGAGTGTTTTTTTGAGCGGACATGTGATCACACGTGTGTGAACTCCCCCGGTGGTTTTCAGTGTCTGTGCAACAAAGGCTTCACCATGTATGGACTGGCCCACTGCGGAG ATATAAATGAATGCAGTGTGAACAATGGCGGTTGCGAGCAGGGTTGTGAGAACACCATGGGTGGATTTGAATGCTTTTGCCATCCTGGCTATAAGCTGCACTGGAACAAAAAGGACTGCATTG CAGAGAGCTGCGACCTGAGCTGCGTGCGCCGACGCTCGGAGAAGAGGCTCAGGAAGACCATCAGGACGCTGAGGAAGTCCATCAACCGGGAACAGTTCCATCTCCACTTCGCCGGGTCCGACTACGAGCTCTCCAAGAATCTGGAGCAGCCAGTGGAACTGACGGGACATTGTGTGGGCGGACAGGTGCTGATGGGCAGGAAATGTG TGAGGTGCAGTGTGGGTACTTATTACGACGCAGACCAGGgaaggtgtgtgttgtgtcctgCGGGGACGTACCAGGGTGAGGAGGGACGGACGTCCTGTGAGGTTTGTCCTGGACCTGAGGGAAGAGAAGTGTCGAAGGTGGTCGGTGCTCGAAACATGTCGGAGTGTGCGG GTCAGTGTTCCCCAGGTCAATACTCTCATGACGGCTTCATCCCCTGCCTGCCCTGTCCACTGGGGACGTACCAGCCGGAGGTGGGCCGCACCACCTGCTTCCCCTGTGGAGGGAATCTGGTCACCAAGCGCAGCGGTGCAGTCACCTTTCAGGAGTGTGAGACCAAAG TCCAGTGCTCTCCAGGACATTACTACAACACCAGCACACACCGCTGCATCCGCTGTCCAATGGGCACGTATCAGGCGGAGTTTGGTCAGAACTACTGTGTGGCCTGCCCTGGAAATACCACCACCGACTTTGATGGCTCCACCAACATCATGCAATGCAAAA ACCGACAATGTGGGGGACAGTTGGGAGACTTTACCGGCTACATCGAGTCGCCCAACTACCCTGGGAACTATCCGGCCAACATCGAATGCACTTGGACCATCAACCCGCCGCCCAAACGTAGGATCCTTATAGTCGTCCCAGAAATCTTCCTGCCGATTGAGGATGAGTGTGGAGACTACTTAGTAATGAGAAAGAGCT CTCTGTCCAACTCTGTGACGACCTACGAGACTTGTCAGACGTATGAACGTCCCATCGCCTTCACCTCCCGCTCCAAGAGGCTTTGGATACAGTTCAGGTCCAATGAGGGAAACAGCGGGAAAGGCTTCCAGGTCCCATATGTGACATACGAtg AGGACTACCAGGAGTTAATAGAAGACATTGTGAGAGATGGAAGATTATATGCTTCAGAGAATCACCAGGAAATTCTCAAG GACAAGAAGCTCATGAAGGCGTTGTTCGATGTGCTCGCTCACCCACAGAACTTCTTCAACTACACAGCTCAAGAATCAAGAGAGATGTTCCCTAAATCCTTCATCCGCTTCCTGCGTTCCAAAGTCCTGAGATTCCTTCGCCCCTAA